In a genomic window of Variovorax paradoxus:
- a CDS encoding ABC transporter ATP-binding protein, translating into MLEIEGLTKQFFGLTAVDSVSTRFERGQISAIIGPNGAGKTTFFNLVAGTHKPSAGRIAFEGREVTGMRPDHVARLGIARTFQTTHLFDNATVLDNLIVGHRLRTHSGLWDVLIGSRRLREEEKLCRDKAQEALDFVGLSHIAHRIAADITQEERKRVAFALALATDPQLLLLDEPAGGVNPEETVGLAALIRKLVAHGKTVCLIEHKMDMIMQLADKIVVLNNGAKIAEGTPAEIRRDPQVIEAYLGTDHAAV; encoded by the coding sequence ATGCTTGAGATCGAGGGCCTCACCAAGCAGTTCTTCGGCCTGACCGCGGTCGACAGCGTGAGCACGCGCTTCGAGCGCGGCCAGATCAGCGCCATCATCGGCCCCAACGGCGCCGGCAAGACCACCTTCTTCAACCTGGTGGCGGGCACGCACAAGCCGAGCGCGGGCCGCATCGCCTTCGAGGGCCGCGAGGTCACCGGCATGCGCCCCGACCACGTGGCGCGGCTGGGCATCGCACGCACCTTCCAGACCACGCACCTGTTCGACAACGCCACCGTGCTCGACAACCTGATCGTGGGCCACCGGCTGCGCACGCACTCGGGCCTGTGGGACGTGCTGATCGGCAGCCGCCGCCTGCGCGAGGAAGAGAAGCTGTGCCGCGACAAGGCGCAGGAGGCGCTGGATTTCGTGGGCCTCTCGCACATCGCCCACCGCATCGCGGCCGACATCACGCAGGAGGAGCGCAAGCGCGTGGCCTTCGCGCTCGCGCTGGCGACCGACCCGCAGCTGCTTTTGCTCGACGAACCCGCGGGTGGCGTGAACCCCGAGGAGACCGTGGGCCTGGCGGCGCTGATCCGCAAGCTGGTGGCGCACGGCAAGACCGTGTGCCTGATCGAGCACAAGATGGACATGATCATGCAGCTGGCCGACAAGATCGTCGTGCTCAACAACGGCGCCAAGATCGCCGAGGGCACGCCCGCCGAGATCCGCCGCGATCCGCAGGTGATCGAGGCCTACCTGGGGACCGACCATGCTGCGGTTTGA
- a CDS encoding branched-chain amino acid ABC transporter permease, with protein MGSLLQGKAGWAVLALIALAFPLFAPNNYLISVATQAFIMAIAALGLNLITGYTGQFNLAHGAFMAVGAYTVGILTVDHQVPFWIAFALAGVVTGVLGFFIGILSLRLKGHYFSIFTLCVSYIMFLLIEKWESLTHGPVGIMGIPSPTGIGPLQFGTPLSQYYLVLAFLALGIWVMARIVRSLLGRSFMAVRNSDELAEALGTDLMRTKTLSFVLSVIYAGFAGALYAGQVRFLGPDLASEAVTFDLVMFVLVGGIGTLLGPLVGTFLVTGLTQSLQFLQDYRMVVFGPVLIALIIFLPDGIVGTWLKRRARRADARRAATSSATVQEVQRHA; from the coding sequence ATGGGATCGCTGCTGCAAGGCAAGGCCGGCTGGGCCGTGCTCGCGCTGATCGCGCTGGCCTTTCCGCTGTTCGCGCCCAACAACTACCTGATCTCGGTGGCGACGCAGGCCTTCATCATGGCCATCGCCGCGCTGGGCCTGAACCTGATCACCGGCTACACGGGCCAGTTCAACCTCGCGCACGGCGCCTTCATGGCCGTGGGCGCCTACACGGTGGGCATCCTCACGGTCGACCACCAGGTGCCGTTCTGGATCGCCTTCGCGCTCGCGGGCGTGGTCACGGGCGTGCTGGGCTTCTTCATCGGCATCCTGTCGCTGCGGCTGAAGGGCCACTACTTCTCGATCTTCACGCTGTGCGTGAGCTACATCATGTTCCTCTTGATCGAGAAGTGGGAGAGCCTCACGCACGGTCCGGTGGGCATCATGGGCATCCCCTCGCCCACGGGCATCGGGCCGCTGCAGTTCGGCACGCCGCTGTCGCAGTACTACCTGGTGCTGGCCTTCCTCGCGCTGGGCATCTGGGTCATGGCGCGCATCGTGCGCTCGCTGCTGGGCCGCAGCTTCATGGCGGTGCGCAACAGCGACGAGCTGGCCGAGGCGCTGGGCACCGACCTGATGCGCACCAAGACGCTGTCGTTCGTGCTGTCGGTGATCTACGCCGGCTTCGCGGGCGCGCTCTACGCGGGCCAGGTGCGCTTCCTCGGCCCCGACCTCGCGAGCGAGGCCGTGACCTTCGACCTCGTGATGTTCGTGCTGGTGGGCGGCATCGGCACCCTGCTCGGGCCGCTGGTGGGCACCTTCCTCGTCACCGGCCTCACGCAGAGCCTGCAGTTCCTGCAGGACTACCGCATGGTGGTGTTCGGCCCGGTGCTGATCGCGCTGATCATCTTCCTGCCCGACGGCATCGTCGGCACCTGGCTCAAGCGCCGCGCGCGCCGTGCCGATGCGCGGCGGGCCGCGACCTCCAGCGCCACCGTGCAGGAGGTGCAGCGCCATGCTTGA
- a CDS encoding branched-chain amino acid ABC transporter permease, which translates to MELFFQQLLNGLTVGGVYSLVALGLTLVYGILHVPNFAHGAFYMAGAFAGYYLMARLGLNYWLAMAGAAVVVAVIAMLAERLVFHPLRNAPELHDMIAAIGILLFIEAGAQAIFGADFHRMPTPYGQIVEVFGLTAPLQRLLIIAGAFGLMVLLHLFLNHTVLGSTIIAMAQNRDGAALVGIDATRVTLLVFAISGALAAVAAVLYAPINLVYPSMGNLVITKAFVIIILGGMGSFPGAIVGGLIIGMAESFGGFYFSTDYKDIIAFVLLVVILSLRPQGLFTPKGAR; encoded by the coding sequence GTGGAACTGTTCTTTCAGCAACTGCTCAACGGCCTGACCGTGGGCGGTGTCTACAGCCTGGTGGCCCTGGGCCTCACGCTGGTCTACGGCATCCTGCACGTGCCGAACTTCGCGCACGGCGCCTTCTACATGGCCGGGGCCTTCGCGGGCTACTACCTGATGGCGCGGCTGGGCCTCAACTACTGGCTCGCGATGGCGGGCGCGGCGGTGGTGGTCGCGGTGATCGCGATGCTGGCCGAGCGGCTGGTGTTCCATCCGCTGCGCAACGCGCCCGAGCTGCACGACATGATCGCCGCCATCGGCATCCTGCTGTTCATCGAGGCCGGCGCGCAGGCCATCTTCGGCGCCGACTTCCACCGCATGCCCACGCCCTACGGCCAGATCGTCGAGGTGTTCGGGCTCACGGCGCCGCTGCAGCGCCTCTTGATCATCGCGGGCGCCTTCGGGCTGATGGTACTGCTGCACCTGTTCCTCAACCACACGGTGCTGGGCTCGACCATCATCGCGATGGCGCAGAACCGCGACGGCGCGGCGCTGGTGGGCATCGACGCCACGCGCGTCACGCTCTTGGTGTTCGCGATCTCGGGCGCGCTGGCGGCGGTGGCGGCGGTGCTCTACGCGCCGATCAACCTGGTCTACCCGAGCATGGGCAACCTGGTGATCACCAAGGCCTTCGTGATCATCATCCTCGGCGGCATGGGCAGCTTCCCGGGCGCCATCGTCGGGGGCCTGATCATCGGCATGGCCGAGAGCTTCGGCGGCTTCTACTTCTCGACCGACTACAAGGACATCATCGCCTTCGTGCTGCTGGTGGTGATCCTGTCGCTGCGCCCGCAGGGCCTGTTCACGCCGAAGGGAGCGCGCTGA
- a CDS encoding NAD(P)-dependent oxidoreductase, whose translation MALNEQEKAAAPKRRVGLVGVGLMGSGIAQNIVGHGHALTVLEHPGNQPIDALLAAGARSTPDVAKLAAEVDVLILCVTGTPQVEAVMLGEKGALSALRPGTVVVDCSTAVPESTSRVARAVETRGGHFLDAPMTRTAKEAAEGRLNLLVGGDAEVLASCLPLLRAFAENVTHVGGIGAGHAMKLLHNFVSLGTVALLCEAAACAERAGVKPDVFVDVLAKGGGNGVALERVKPKLLTGSTDSLKFSMANAKKDLGYYNDMAEQSASAHGIAQAVDALLTRGVDTFGGDRMVLDLVEALKR comes from the coding sequence ATGGCATTGAACGAACAAGAGAAGGCGGCCGCTCCCAAGCGCCGCGTGGGCCTCGTGGGCGTGGGCCTGATGGGCAGCGGCATCGCGCAGAACATCGTGGGCCATGGCCATGCGCTCACGGTGCTCGAGCACCCGGGCAACCAGCCGATCGACGCCCTGCTCGCGGCCGGCGCGCGCTCGACGCCCGACGTGGCGAAGCTCGCGGCCGAGGTCGACGTGCTGATCCTCTGCGTGACCGGCACGCCGCAGGTCGAGGCCGTGATGCTCGGCGAGAAGGGCGCGCTCTCCGCGCTGCGTCCCGGCACCGTGGTGGTCGACTGCTCGACCGCGGTGCCCGAATCCACCTCGCGCGTGGCGCGCGCCGTGGAGACCAGGGGCGGCCATTTCCTCGACGCGCCGATGACCCGCACCGCCAAGGAAGCGGCCGAGGGCCGGCTCAACCTGCTGGTGGGCGGCGACGCCGAGGTGCTGGCCTCCTGCCTGCCGCTGCTGCGCGCCTTCGCCGAGAACGTCACGCACGTGGGCGGCATCGGCGCCGGCCATGCGATGAAGCTGCTGCACAACTTCGTCTCGCTGGGCACCGTGGCGCTGCTGTGCGAGGCCGCGGCCTGCGCCGAGCGCGCGGGCGTCAAGCCCGATGTCTTCGTCGACGTGCTGGCCAAGGGCGGCGGCAACGGCGTCGCGCTCGAGCGCGTCAAGCCCAAGCTCCTGACCGGCAGCACCGATTCGCTCAAGTTCTCGATGGCCAACGCCAAGAAAGACCTGGGCTACTACAACGACATGGCCGAGCAGTCCGCGTCCGCGCACGGCATCGCCCAGGCGGTCGACGCGCTGCTCACGCGCGGCGTCGACACCTTCGGCGGCGACCGCATGGTGCTGGACCTGGTCGAGGCGCTCAAGCGCTGA
- a CDS encoding aldehyde dehydrogenase family protein — MNPTHFIDGRRVPSEGNATIDVIDPSDGERFGQLARGTAGDIDAAVKAARRAVGENFDGPWGALSALERGRLMAKLGAAVIAHHEELAQLEARDTGKALRVARNDATALARYMEYYAGACDKLHGDTLPYERGYTVLTVRVPHGVTGHIIPWNYPMQIAGRSVGAALAAGNACVVKPAEDASLSLLRLAELAAEVGFPAGTLNVVTGYGKEAGAALCAHPGIDHISFTGSTVTGRSVGLAAAERHCPVTLELGGKSPQIVFADADLDAAEPVLVNAIIQNAGQTCSAGSRVLVEQSIYEEVVQRLAKRFSAVRAGPPADDLDMGPLINEKQFRQVRDMVATAEAQGLKVAARGSVAPSASAQGFYQEAVLFRDVPGDSDIAQREIFGPVLALTPFADEAEAVRLANGTDFGLVAGIWTRDGARQLRMAHKMHCGQVFINNYGAAGGVELPFGGVKSSGFGREKGFEALLGFTTLKTIAIKHG, encoded by the coding sequence ATGAACCCCACCCACTTCATCGACGGCCGGCGCGTGCCCTCGGAAGGCAACGCCACCATCGACGTGATCGACCCCAGCGACGGCGAGCGCTTCGGCCAGCTCGCGCGCGGCACCGCGGGCGACATCGATGCCGCCGTGAAGGCCGCGCGCCGCGCGGTCGGCGAGAACTTCGACGGCCCCTGGGGCGCGCTGAGCGCGCTCGAGCGCGGCCGGCTGATGGCCAAGCTCGGCGCGGCCGTGATCGCCCACCACGAGGAACTGGCCCAGCTCGAGGCGCGCGACACCGGCAAGGCGCTGCGCGTGGCGCGCAACGACGCCACCGCGCTCGCGCGCTACATGGAGTACTACGCCGGCGCCTGCGACAAGCTGCACGGCGACACCCTGCCCTACGAACGCGGCTACACCGTGCTCACCGTGCGCGTGCCGCACGGCGTGACCGGCCACATCATTCCCTGGAACTACCCGATGCAGATCGCGGGCCGCAGCGTGGGCGCCGCGCTGGCCGCGGGCAATGCCTGCGTGGTCAAGCCGGCCGAGGACGCGAGCCTCTCGCTGCTGCGCCTGGCCGAGCTGGCGGCCGAGGTCGGCTTTCCGGCCGGCACGCTCAACGTGGTCACGGGCTACGGCAAGGAAGCCGGCGCGGCGCTGTGCGCGCACCCGGGCATCGACCACATCTCCTTCACCGGCTCCACCGTCACCGGCCGCAGCGTGGGCCTGGCGGCCGCCGAGCGCCACTGCCCCGTGACGCTGGAACTGGGCGGCAAGTCGCCGCAGATCGTGTTCGCCGACGCCGACCTCGACGCGGCCGAGCCGGTGCTGGTCAACGCCATCATCCAGAACGCCGGTCAGACCTGCTCGGCGGGCAGCCGGGTGCTGGTCGAGCAGTCGATCTACGAAGAGGTGGTGCAGCGGCTCGCGAAGCGCTTCTCGGCCGTGCGCGCCGGCCCGCCGGCCGACGACCTCGACATGGGCCCGCTGATCAACGAGAAGCAGTTCCGCCAGGTGCGCGACATGGTCGCCACCGCCGAGGCCCAGGGCCTGAAGGTGGCCGCGCGCGGCAGCGTGGCGCCCAGTGCCTCGGCCCAGGGCTTCTACCAGGAGGCCGTGCTGTTCCGCGACGTGCCCGGCGACAGCGACATCGCGCAGCGCGAGATCTTCGGCCCGGTGCTGGCGCTCACGCCCTTCGCCGACGAGGCCGAGGCCGTGCGCCTGGCCAACGGCACCGACTTCGGCCTGGTGGCCGGCATCTGGACGCGCGACGGCGCCCGCCAGTTGCGCATGGCGCACAAGATGCACTGCGGCCAGGTCTTCATCAACAATTACGGCGCGGCCGGCGGCGTGGAACTGCCCTTCGGCGGCGTGAAGTCCTCGGGCTTCGGCCGCGAGAAGGGCTTCGAGGCCCTGCTCGGCTTCACCACCCTCAAGACCATCGCGATCAAGCACGGATAA
- a CDS encoding amidase — MTTKNLYDLGAAELGAAYARRELSPVEVARSVNARIEALEPKLCATWLFRPELALEQARASEARWLAGTQRGALDGVPVTIKDNLATAGDPMPLGTAAYPLVPMAQDSPPAARLKEDGTVLVAKTTMPDVGMLSSGLSTFHHLSRNPWDLSRTPGGSSAGAGSAAAAGYGPLHVGTDIGGSLRLPASWCGIYSLKPSFGRIPLSTPYMGRCAGPMTRTVEDSALMMASMAQPDARDYSELPPGAIDWAAFAVEPDFIKGKRVGLLMDAGCGLPLDPQIAEAVRRAAKRIEDAGAHVEPMQPFMTPKMLQGMDHFWRMRSLSDLRTMSAEQRAKMLPYILTWAESAAGFSGEHIYEAYSQFIATRAAAVAATVGFDFVISPVSPNMPAPAEHASPTNDPLRSLEHIGFTVPYNMSEQPAASINCGYSAEGLPIGLQIIGRRFDDLGVLQFSRAFEQIREPQKPWPELG; from the coding sequence ATGACGACGAAGAACCTTTATGACCTCGGCGCGGCCGAGCTCGGCGCCGCCTACGCGCGCCGCGAACTCTCGCCGGTCGAGGTGGCGCGTTCGGTCAATGCGCGCATCGAGGCGCTCGAGCCCAAGCTCTGCGCCACCTGGCTGTTCCGCCCCGAGCTCGCGCTCGAGCAGGCGCGCGCCTCCGAGGCGCGCTGGCTCGCCGGCACGCAGCGCGGCGCGCTCGACGGCGTGCCCGTGACCATCAAGGACAACCTCGCGACCGCGGGCGACCCGATGCCGCTGGGCACCGCCGCCTATCCGCTGGTGCCGATGGCGCAGGACTCGCCGCCCGCCGCGCGCCTCAAGGAGGACGGCACGGTGCTGGTGGCCAAGACCACCATGCCCGACGTGGGCATGCTGTCCTCGGGCCTGTCGACCTTCCACCATCTCTCGCGCAATCCCTGGGACCTGTCGCGCACGCCGGGCGGCTCCAGCGCCGGCGCCGGCTCGGCCGCCGCGGCCGGCTACGGCCCGCTGCACGTGGGCACCGACATCGGCGGCTCGCTGCGCCTGCCCGCGAGCTGGTGCGGCATCTACTCGCTCAAGCCCAGCTTCGGCCGCATCCCGCTGAGCACGCCCTACATGGGCCGCTGCGCCGGCCCGATGACGCGCACCGTGGAGGACTCGGCGCTGATGATGGCCTCGATGGCCCAGCCCGACGCGCGCGACTACTCCGAGCTGCCGCCCGGCGCGATCGACTGGGCCGCGTTCGCCGTCGAGCCCGATTTCATCAAGGGCAAGCGCGTGGGCCTGCTGATGGACGCGGGCTGCGGCCTGCCGCTCGATCCGCAGATCGCCGAGGCGGTGCGCCGCGCCGCGAAGCGCATCGAGGACGCCGGCGCGCACGTCGAGCCGATGCAGCCCTTCATGACGCCGAAGATGCTGCAGGGCATGGACCACTTCTGGCGCATGCGCTCGCTGAGCGACCTGCGCACGATGAGCGCCGAGCAGCGCGCGAAGATGCTGCCCTACATCCTGACCTGGGCCGAGAGCGCGGCCGGGTTCTCGGGCGAGCACATCTACGAGGCCTACAGCCAGTTCATCGCCACGCGCGCCGCGGCGGTGGCGGCCACGGTCGGCTTCGACTTCGTGATCTCGCCGGTGTCGCCCAACATGCCCGCGCCCGCGGAGCATGCCTCGCCCACCAACGACCCGCTGCGCTCGCTCGAGCACATCGGCTTCACCGTGCCCTACAACATGTCGGAGCAGCCGGCGGCCTCGATCAACTGCGGCTACTCCGCCGAGGGCCTGCCGATCGGGCTGCAGATCATCGGCCGGCGCTTCGACGACCTCGGCGTGCTGCAGTTCAGCCGCGCCTTCGAGCAGATCCGCGAGCCGCAGAAGCCCTGGCCCGAACTCGGCTGA
- a CDS encoding ABC transporter substrate-binding protein, whose product MLKRRTLMTSAMAAAIPGVFLPQARAQAGKNTLTIGMPLEPPGLDPTTGAASAIAEITQYNIFETLTKVNADGSVTPMLAESWTSSPDMKTFVFKLKRGVKFQNGEPFNAAVVKFSFDRAGNAKSTNKDKRFFSEIGTVVLDEHTVGVNSTLPNPDLPFMLGQSTACLVEPKSADTNATQPVGTGPYKLGGWQRGASCTLVKSTTYRDPAQAKIERFVFRFMSDTAAQTAALLSGDIDIFPRAGTRSVSQFKGNNRFQVIEVGTRGKVILTINNRKKPLDDVRVRRAILAAIDRNAIVQGAADGFGKPIGSHYALGAPGFVDTTAMNPFDVEKAKKLLAEAGVKTPLELRLQLPPPSYARQGGEVIAAQLAQIGINVKIQNVEWAQWLSGTFGGAHDFDLTMVAHVEPFDLVKYTEPDYYWGYDSKKFRDLYVAIQNEENKKRRADLLGDAQKMLATDAVNGFLYQAVFPTIARKEVKGLWPSMPIVVNDLAAISWS is encoded by the coding sequence ATGTTGAAGCGACGCACCCTCATGACGTCCGCCATGGCCGCGGCCATCCCGGGCGTCTTCCTGCCGCAGGCGCGCGCGCAGGCCGGCAAGAACACGCTGACCATCGGCATGCCGCTCGAACCGCCGGGCCTGGACCCGACCACGGGCGCGGCCTCGGCCATCGCCGAGATCACGCAGTACAACATCTTCGAGACGCTGACCAAGGTCAATGCCGACGGCTCGGTCACGCCGATGCTGGCCGAGAGCTGGACCTCCTCGCCCGACATGAAGACCTTCGTCTTCAAGCTCAAGCGCGGCGTCAAGTTCCAGAACGGCGAGCCCTTCAACGCGGCGGTCGTGAAGTTCTCCTTCGACCGCGCGGGCAACGCCAAGAGCACCAACAAGGACAAGCGCTTCTTCAGCGAGATCGGCACCGTGGTGCTCGACGAGCACACGGTGGGCGTGAACAGCACGCTGCCCAATCCCGACCTGCCCTTCATGCTGGGCCAGTCCACCGCCTGCCTGGTCGAGCCCAAGAGCGCCGACACCAATGCCACGCAGCCCGTGGGCACCGGCCCCTACAAGCTCGGCGGCTGGCAGCGCGGCGCCTCGTGCACGCTGGTCAAGTCCACCACCTACCGCGATCCGGCGCAGGCCAAGATCGAGCGCTTCGTGTTCCGCTTCATGTCGGACACCGCGGCCCAGACCGCCGCGCTGCTGTCGGGCGACATCGACATCTTCCCGCGCGCGGGCACGCGCTCGGTGAGCCAGTTCAAGGGCAACAACCGCTTCCAGGTGATCGAGGTCGGCACGCGCGGCAAGGTGATCCTCACCATCAACAACCGCAAGAAGCCGCTCGACGACGTGCGCGTGCGCCGCGCGATCCTGGCGGCGATCGACCGCAACGCGATCGTGCAGGGCGCGGCCGACGGCTTCGGCAAGCCCATCGGCAGCCACTACGCGCTGGGCGCGCCGGGCTTCGTCGACACCACCGCGATGAATCCCTTCGACGTCGAGAAGGCGAAGAAGCTGCTGGCCGAGGCCGGCGTGAAGACGCCGCTCGAGCTGCGCCTGCAACTGCCGCCGCCGTCGTATGCGCGCCAGGGCGGCGAGGTGATCGCCGCGCAGCTCGCGCAGATCGGCATCAACGTGAAGATCCAGAACGTGGAATGGGCCCAGTGGCTCAGCGGCACCTTCGGCGGCGCGCACGACTTCGACCTCACGATGGTCGCGCACGTCGAGCCCTTCGACCTCGTGAAGTACACCGAGCCCGACTACTACTGGGGCTACGACTCGAAGAAGTTCCGCGACCTGTACGTCGCGATCCAGAACGAGGAGAACAAGAAGCGCCGCGCCGACCTGCTGGGCGACGCGCAGAAGATGCTCGCGACCGACGCGGTCAACGGCTTCCTCTACCAGGCCGTGTTCCCGACCATCGCGCGCAAGGAAGTCAAGGGCCTGTGGCCCAGCATGCCGATCGTGGTGAACGACCTCGCGGCCATCTCGTGGAGCTGA
- a CDS encoding ATP-binding cassette domain-containing protein yields MTQTKTPLLQVTDLVRHYALPREKLLGPPPTVKALNGVSFEVQAGRSVGIVGESGSGKSTIARLVMALDKPTSGSVKLEGRELHALSKDELRTARRDFQMVFQDPYGSLDPRQTVARIVAEPLEALAQVSKKEQRERAAESLAAVGLRPTDLDKYPHEFSGGQRQRIAIARALITRPKLIVADEPVSALDVSVQAQVLNLMQDLQQQFGISYLLISHDLAVVNHLCDEVCVVFKGQIVERGTPQELFANAQHPYTRTLLGAVLQAPAH; encoded by the coding sequence ATGACGCAAACGAAGACGCCGCTGCTGCAAGTCACCGACCTCGTGCGCCACTACGCGCTGCCGCGCGAGAAGCTGCTGGGCCCGCCGCCCACGGTCAAGGCGCTCAACGGCGTGAGCTTCGAGGTGCAGGCCGGGCGCAGCGTGGGCATCGTGGGCGAGTCCGGTTCGGGCAAGTCGACCATCGCTCGGCTCGTGATGGCCCTGGACAAGCCCACCTCGGGCAGCGTGAAGCTCGAAGGGCGTGAGCTGCACGCGCTGAGCAAGGACGAACTGCGCACCGCGCGGCGCGACTTCCAGATGGTCTTCCAGGACCCCTACGGCTCCCTCGACCCGCGCCAAACGGTCGCGCGCATCGTCGCCGAACCGCTCGAAGCACTGGCCCAGGTCTCGAAGAAGGAGCAGCGCGAGCGCGCCGCCGAATCCCTCGCGGCCGTGGGCCTGCGCCCCACCGACCTCGACAAGTACCCGCACGAGTTCTCGGGCGGCCAGCGCCAGCGCATCGCGATCGCGCGCGCGCTCATCACCCGCCCCAAGCTCATCGTCGCCGACGAGCCCGTGAGCGCCCTGGACGTCTCCGTGCAGGCCCAGGTGCTCAACCTCATGCAGGACCTGCAGCAGCAGTTCGGCATCAGCTACCTGCTCATCAGCCATGACCTCGCCGTCGTCAACCACCTGTGCGACGAAGTGTGCGTGGTCTTCAAGGGGCAGATCGTCGAGCGCGGGACGCCGCAGGAGCTCTTCGCCAACGCGCAGCATCCGTACACGCGCACGCTGCTCGGCGCCGTGCTGCAGGCACCGGCCCACTGA
- a CDS encoding ABC transporter ATP-binding protein, which translates to MPLLEVDNLHIGLQTQRGPAQAVRGVSFSLERGQTLGIVGESGCGKSITVMSLMGLLPATAKVTGSIRLDGQELIGQPESAMCQIRGNRIGMIFQEPMTALNPVHTIARQVGEPLRLHRGLTAKQARAEALNLLQRVGIPDAASRLDAYPHQFSGGQRQRIGIAMALACGPDLLIADEPTTALDVTIQKQVLDLIQNLVAEMGMALILISHDLGVIANSVQRMLVMYGGSVVESGPTRALFANRAHPYTKGLFAARPVIGAPKGQRLATIRGSVPELVDLPAGCPFAGRCSYTVDACQSTRPPAVMLPDDHAVRCIRLGEIAEIEAEAVA; encoded by the coding sequence ATGCCCCTCCTCGAAGTCGACAACCTCCACATCGGCCTGCAGACCCAGCGCGGCCCCGCCCAGGCCGTGCGCGGCGTCTCCTTCTCGCTCGAACGCGGCCAGACCCTCGGCATCGTGGGCGAGTCGGGCTGCGGCAAGTCCATCACGGTCATGTCCCTCATGGGCCTGCTGCCGGCCACCGCCAAGGTCACCGGCAGCATCCGCCTGGACGGCCAGGAGCTCATCGGGCAGCCCGAGTCGGCCATGTGCCAGATCCGCGGCAACCGCATCGGCATGATCTTCCAGGAGCCGATGACGGCCCTGAACCCGGTCCACACCATCGCGCGCCAGGTCGGCGAACCGCTGCGGCTGCACCGTGGGCTCACGGCCAAGCAGGCCCGCGCCGAAGCGCTGAACCTGCTGCAGCGCGTGGGCATTCCCGATGCGGCCTCCCGCCTGGATGCCTATCCGCACCAGTTCTCGGGTGGCCAGCGGCAGCGCATCGGCATCGCGATGGCGCTGGCCTGCGGGCCGGATCTCTTGATCGCCGACGAACCCACCACCGCGCTGGACGTGACCATCCAGAAGCAGGTGCTCGACCTGATCCAGAACCTGGTGGCAGAGATGGGCATGGCGCTGATCCTGATCTCGCACGACCTGGGCGTGATCGCCAACAGCGTGCAGCGCATGCTCGTGATGTATGGCGGCAGCGTGGTGGAGAGCGGGCCGACGCGCGCGCTCTTCGCGAACCGCGCGCATCCGTACACCAAGGGGCTGTTCGCGGCACGGCCGGTGATCGGGGCGCCGAAGGGCCAGCGGCTGGCGACGATTCGCGGCAGCGTGCCCGAGCTGGTGGACCTGCCCGCGGGCTGTCCGTTCGCGGGGCGCTGCAGCTACACGGTCGATGCGTGCCAGTCGACGCGGCCGCCCGCGGTAATGCTGCCTGACGACCATGCGGTGCGATGCATCCGGCTTGGAGAGATTGCAGAGATCGAAGCGGAGGCCGTGGCATGA
- a CDS encoding ABC transporter permease: MSAIASVTPSAAALKLPGFWQRARHHRSFVIGGVLAALLLLAALVSYLWTPYSPYAMDMANKMQPPSASHWLGTDAFGRDVASLLLVGARASILVGVIAVGIGLVVGTALGLLAAARRGWVEEAIMRFSDFSLAFPAILSAIMMTAVFGAGIVNAIIAIGIYNIPTFARITRASANAIWSREYVAAARACGKGSFAITMQHVLPNISAVLIVQITIRFAIAILAEAALSYLGLGTQPPQPSWGRMLSEAQTLMFQQPLLAVFPGMAIALAVLGLNLLGDGLRDLLDPRLARAR, translated from the coding sequence ATGAGCGCCATTGCATCGGTTACCCCCAGCGCCGCCGCCCTCAAGCTGCCCGGCTTCTGGCAGCGCGCGCGCCATCACCGCAGCTTCGTCATCGGCGGCGTGCTCGCCGCCCTGCTGCTGCTCGCGGCCCTGGTCTCCTACCTCTGGACGCCCTACTCGCCCTACGCCATGGACATGGCCAACAAGATGCAGCCGCCCTCGGCCAGCCACTGGCTCGGTACCGACGCCTTCGGGCGCGACGTGGCCTCGCTGCTGCTGGTGGGGGCCCGTGCTTCCATCCTGGTGGGCGTCATCGCCGTGGGCATCGGCCTGGTAGTGGGCACCGCCCTGGGCCTGCTGGCCGCGGCCAGGCGTGGCTGGGTCGAAGAAGCCATCATGCGTTTCTCCGACTTCTCGCTGGCCTTCCCCGCCATCCTCTCGGCCATCATGATGACGGCCGTCTTCGGCGCGGGCATCGTCAACGCCATCATCGCCATCGGCATCTACAACATCCCCACCTTCGCGCGCATCACGCGCGCCTCGGCCAACGCCATCTGGTCGCGCGAGTACGTGGCGGCGGCCCGTGCCTGCGGCAAGGGCAGCTTCGCCATCACCATGCAGCACGTGCTGCCCAACATCTCGGCGGTGCTGATCGTGCAGATCACCATCCGCTTCGCCATCGCGATCCTGGCCGAGGCCGCCCTGTCCTACCTCGGCCTGGGCACGCAGCCGCCGCAGCCTTCCTGGGGCCGCATGCTCAGCGAGGCGCAGACCCTGATGTTCCAGCAGCCGCTGCTGGCCGTCTTCCCGGGCATGGCCATCGCGCTGGCGGTGCTGGGCCTGAACCTGCTGGGCGACGGCCTGCGCGACCTGCTCGATCCGCGCCTGGCGCGCGCGAGGTGA